From the Corticium candelabrum chromosome 2, ooCorCand1.1, whole genome shotgun sequence genome, one window contains:
- the LOC134198277 gene encoding uncharacterized protein LOC134198277 — protein MNQSLLCSILLLLLSIQQRLSSSCSSYSRFDTNPDRFPGLVPFILSREEQISQAQFASKVRITKVYGSTHNDDKLYAAQVICNLKEILEQFSMQINVSQGDRRCQVIHKHTKVGDEVILLMNESNRVGRIWNLNSPGMFSIQEWERDYQSHLPDNPCFNDVKEPTLRSLATTTNKANLKPNSCRPVASAQTKTHDSVNCTDIPWHAFIWDRRVCKTRCDAVAIHDSWLLTSARCVSHYTRTPRRLVISLGVSNARQMKKSSRAKSVVLHPQWQTRSDEKGVAYDMALVKMKTSRHNNGLCPTEPISLASPADTVTDLHCLGSKTDVYNGYVKKIMLNAPNPKVVDTDHTEAYWAATACRVQNGQRRLF, from the exons ATGAATCAATCGCTGCTGTGTTCaattcttttgttgctattatCAATTCAGCAACGTCTCTCTTCAAGTTGTTCGAGCTATTCACGATTTGATACAAATCCGGACAGATTCCCTGGTCTTGTTCCTTTCATTCTTTCCAGAGAAGAACAGATCAGCCAGGCTCAGTTTGCTTCCAAGGTCAGAATCACCAAGGTCTATGGAAGCACTCACAACGATGACAAACTGTATGCAGCACAAGTGATTTGCAACTTGAAAGAAATTCTTGAACAGTTCAGCATGCAAATAAATGTTAGCCAAGGAGACAGACGATGTCAAGTTATACATAAACACACCAAGGTCGGAGACGAAGTAATTCTCTTGATGAATGAAAGCAATCGAGTTGGGAGAATTTGGAATCTAAACAGTCCAGGCATGTTCAGTATACAG GAATGGgaaagagactatcaaagcCATCTTCCTGACAATCCTTGCTTTAACGATGTGAAAGAACCTACTCTTAGATCTCTTGCAACCACAACTAACAAAGCAAACCTCAAGCCGAATTCCTGTAGACCAGTTGCTTCTGCTCAAACGAAGACACATGATTCTGTCAACTGCACAGACATTCCATGGCATGCATTCATTTGGGATCGCCGAGTCTGCAAGACACGGTGCGACGCGGTTGCAATTCATGACTCCTGGCTTCTGACATCGGCTCGCTGTGTTAGTcactacacacgcacaccaagACGTTTGGTAATCAGTTTGGGAGTCAGCAATGCTCGACAGATGAAGAAGTCCTCCAGAGCGAAGTCCGTTGTTTTACATCCACAGTGGCAAACTCGATCGGACGAGAAAGGTGTGGCATATGACATGGCACTagtgaagatgaagacatCTAGACACAATAATGGATTATGTCCTACTGAACCAATATCATTGGCGTCACCTGCTGATACCGTCACAGACCTTCACTGCTTGGGATCTAAAACTGATGTTTATAACGGATATGTAAAGAAAATAATGTTGAATGCGCCTAATCCGAAAGTAGTAGACACAGATCATACAGAAGCTTATTGGGCAGCAACTGCATGTAGAGTCCAAAATGGTCAGAGGCGCTTGTTTTAA